The nucleotide window CTGCTGGGAGCAGGCGGAGCAGTTTTGCGTTCGCTGGCCGTCTGGGCCCAGGAAACAGTGGCCCAACGCGCTGCTGCCGGTGTCAAGCAGGAACTGCGCGCGGACCTGGCCCGGCGAATTATTGACGACGGCGGAGCCAGCGCCGTCGCCGGGAGCGGCGCCCTGACCGTCCTGGTGACGCGCGGTCTGGATTCGCTGGATAACTACTACAGCAAGTACCTTCCCGCCTTGGTGACCTGCGCCGTCGTGCCTCTGCTTGTTGGCCTGCGCATTCTTGGTGCGGACTGGGTCAGCGCGCTGGTAGTGGTGCTGACTATCCCGCTGGTGCCGGTCTTCATGATTCTGATCGGCCAGCACACCGAGGACAAGGCCCAGGAAGCCGCCGCGGCGCTGGACCGGCTCTCGGACCACCTGCTGGAACTGGCCCGCGGGCTGCCGGTGCTCGTGGGGCTCGGCCGTGCCGCGGCCCAGACGAGGGCGCTGAGCGACGTTGCCGCCGAGTACCGCAGCCGCACCCTGGCCACCCTGCGTGTCGCGTTCCTGTCTTCGCTGGCCCTGGAACTGATTGCCACGATCTCGGTGGCCGTGGTCGCGGTGTTCATCGGCGTGCGGCTGGTGCACGGCGAGATGCCGCTCGAAGCCGGTTTGCTAGCCCTGATTCTGGCTCCCGAGTGCTACCAGCCGCTTCGCGATCTGGGCAGCGCGCACCATTCCAGCGAGGACGGACTCGAAGCGCTCAAACGCAGCAGCGCCGTTCTCGACTCGCCCGCGGGCCGGCCGCTGCTGTCCGCGACTGCGCAAACGGGCTCGGAGGGCATCACCGTGTCGAACTTGAGCATCCGCTACCCGAAGCGTGCGGAAGCGGTTGTCGATGGGCTGGACTTCACCGTGCCTGCAGGCGGAATCGTGGCCCTGATCGGCTCCAGCGGCTGCGGTAAAACTTCTGTCTTGGAAGTGCTCGCTGGCGTTCGGCGGGACGGGGCGGGCGTCGTGGTTGCCGGCTCCGTGGCAGGAGTGGGCCGAGACCAGATTGCCTGGATTCCGCAGCATCCGGTGCCGGCGCAGCTGACGGTAGCGGACGAGATCGCACTGTATGCCGGCCTGTCGGCGTCTTCGGCGGGGAGACGGGCTGCCGAGCGGGCGCTGGCACAGGTCAACGGGGCGGGGTTGATCGACGCTGCCACCGGCGACCTGAGCCCGGGCGAACTGCGGCGCGTCGCCGTGGCCCGCGCTCTGGCCCGGGTAGACAACGTGCCCGGGGTGCGGTTGCTGCTGGCAGACGAACCGACCGCCCACGTCGACGCCGTCAGTGCCCGTGCCATCGAAGACGCCCTGAAGCGGCTGCGCGGACGCATCACCATAGTTCTGGTGGCACACGATCCGGCTACCGCAAGACTTGCGGACCAGTTGATCCAGATCGGTGCCGGCACCAGTCCGGGGGGCGGACTAACGCATCCGGCCCCGGCGCCGTCCGGACCGGAAACCGAAGCGGCTGTCGCTGTTCATAGCGCTGTAAATGAGGGCCAGCCTGCCCAGCGGCCGTCCCTGTGGCGGAACCTCGCCCTGCTCCGGCCCTGGAGCAGGCAGTTTGTGGCCGCCCTTTTCTTCGGACTGGGCGCGACGCTGTTCGCGGTCTCGTTGAGCGGCTTGTCCGGCTGGCTCATCGTTTATGCCAGTGAACAGCCGCCGATCCTGTACCTGATAACCTCCATCGTCGGTGTGCGTTTCTTCGGCCTGGGCCGTTCCGTGCTGCGTTACCACGAGCGCCTGCGTCTGCATGATGCCGTGTTCGAAAGTACGGACCGGCTGCGGACCCGCTTGTGGAACGGGCTGCTGCAGCGTCCGGCAGGCTGGCGGAAACTTGCACGGGGCGGCGGAGCGCTGGAACGGCTGATCGGCGACGTCGATGAACTGCGCGACATCGCCCCGCGTGCGGTCTTCGCGCCGTTGGTGGGGGTCTTGACCGCCCTGGCCTCGTGCGTGGCTACCGCACTGCTGATGCCGTCAGGCCTGGTGTGGCAGATTCTGCTCGCCGTCGTCGGAATTCTGGTGGCGCCCACCCTGACCCGCCTGGCCGACCGTTCGGCGCAGGCCGCGACCGTGGGCTTGAAAGGGCAGTCGCTGAACGCTTTCGCACGGCTGCTGGGCGCCGCAGCGGATCTGCGGGCCAATGCTGCGGATGCCTCGTTGTTGAAACGGACTCAGGACCTTGATTCCAGCACGACGTCGGCGCTGCAGCACAGTGCGTGGGCGCAGGGACTCGGCCAGTGCGTAACCGTCCTGGCCTGTTCGATCAGCGCCGTCGTGATGATCACCCAGTCCGCTGGAACAGTGCCCGGAGCTGCCGCCGTCGTGATTTTGATGCAGTTGGCGCTGGTCGAGCCGTACGCCGCAGTTAATACCGCCGTCCAGCAATGGGGCGCCTGGCGTGGGCTGGGGGAGCGCGTGCTGCCGGAACTGGGCACCGAGGAGATCCCCTCCAGCAGCACCGAGGATTCCCTGGTGCATGGAGAGTTCGACTCGCTCCGCCTCGAGCAGGTTGCTTACACCTATCCGGGGCAGTCCCACCCCGTGTTCAGCGGGCTGGACCTTCAGCTGCGGCCGGGGCAGTGGCTGGCGGTGACGGGCCCTTCCGGCAGCGGGAAGTCCACCCTGCTAGGCGTGCTGCTCGGGTTCCTTAATCCGAAGCAGGGCCGGTATCTGGTGAACGGCAAGCCGGTCGAGTCCGCTAAACCCGGTGCCGGCAGAGGCATTGCTTGGACTCCGCAGGAGGCCCATTTGTTCAACTCGACTTTGCGCGCCAACCTGATGCTGGCGCGCAGTAAAGCCGATCCTCCGTCGGAGACTGAGCTGCTCAAGGCGATTGACGACGTCGGCCTCGGTAGTTTCGTGGCAGGTCTGCCGGAGGGACTTGATACCCGTATTGGGCCGAACGGACATTTCCTTTCCGGTGGTCAGCGCCAGCGTGTCGCCGTGGCCCGTGCATTGCTGACCCACGCGGAGGTGCTTCTGCTGGATGAGCCGACGGCGCATTTGGACCGCGAATCTGCGGAGGCGCTGCTGGCCGACCTTCGCCGGGCGCTTACAGGAAAGGCGGTAGTCATGGTTACGCACCGGCCGTCCGAGGCGGAGTCCTGCGAGCTGCGGCTGGAACTGGGTTCCCCGGCGCCGCTGCCTGCC belongs to Arthrobacter crystallopoietes and includes:
- the cydD gene encoding thiol reductant ABC exporter subunit CydD — translated: MKPLLPVSATSRRALYLLGLLAACKAVGLILLAEAVAAGIAGLAAGELDWQHLMLLGAGGAVLRSLAVWAQETVAQRAAAGVKQELRADLARRIIDDGGASAVAGSGALTVLVTRGLDSLDNYYSKYLPALVTCAVVPLLVGLRILGADWVSALVVVLTIPLVPVFMILIGQHTEDKAQEAAAALDRLSDHLLELARGLPVLVGLGRAAAQTRALSDVAAEYRSRTLATLRVAFLSSLALELIATISVAVVAVFIGVRLVHGEMPLEAGLLALILAPECYQPLRDLGSAHHSSEDGLEALKRSSAVLDSPAGRPLLSATAQTGSEGITVSNLSIRYPKRAEAVVDGLDFTVPAGGIVALIGSSGCGKTSVLEVLAGVRRDGAGVVVAGSVAGVGRDQIAWIPQHPVPAQLTVADEIALYAGLSASSAGRRAAERALAQVNGAGLIDAATGDLSPGELRRVAVARALARVDNVPGVRLLLADEPTAHVDAVSARAIEDALKRLRGRITIVLVAHDPATARLADQLIQIGAGTSPGGGLTHPAPAPSGPETEAAVAVHSAVNEGQPAQRPSLWRNLALLRPWSRQFVAALFFGLGATLFAVSLSGLSGWLIVYASEQPPILYLITSIVGVRFFGLGRSVLRYHERLRLHDAVFESTDRLRTRLWNGLLQRPAGWRKLARGGGALERLIGDVDELRDIAPRAVFAPLVGVLTALASCVATALLMPSGLVWQILLAVVGILVAPTLTRLADRSAQAATVGLKGQSLNAFARLLGAAADLRANAADASLLKRTQDLDSSTTSALQHSAWAQGLGQCVTVLACSISAVVMITQSAGTVPGAAAVVILMQLALVEPYAAVNTAVQQWGAWRGLGERVLPELGTEEIPSSSTEDSLVHGEFDSLRLEQVAYTYPGQSHPVFSGLDLQLRPGQWLAVTGPSGSGKSTLLGVLLGFLNPKQGRYLVNGKPVESAKPGAGRGIAWTPQEAHLFNSTLRANLMLARSKADPPSETELLKAIDDVGLGSFVAGLPEGLDTRIGPNGHFLSGGQRQRVAVARALLTHAEVLLLDEPTAHLDRESAEALLADLRRALTGKAVVMVTHRPSEAESCELRLELGSPAPLPALA